AGGTTTTTCAAGTTTAGAAGTCTAGTTTCTTCCCGAAATCAAACTCCCACTTACCAAAATCTTCTCCGGTTTTAGAATCTTTGTTCATCCACTTAACTCAGGATTCGACACCATTTGCATAATCAAAagccttttttttgttttttaatttactATATTGGCTGATTCCAAATATTCTCTCTTTTCCCCCTCTCTATCGATCCGAACCATTGTTTTTGGCTTTgggttcttttctttttgctcTAAAAATCTTCTTCGACAGTATCTCTAgacttatatatattattgaatCTCGTGTTTCGCTTTCCAAAAGACTAAATGGTTTCCAAGAACTACTACGACTTCTCACATGCAGTTGTGGAAATGGCTTGGATTATGCTTAGCGTCGATTACTCAAGGCTCTTTTGGTTATTATTTGGTGTTTTCTCCTACGAAAATCATGAAGGAAAGCCTCGGATCATCTAGCACACCAtaaattttctttgtttttttccaCTCCCCGTTAATTCTATTTGCTGCCTTGTTCTTGAGTTATTCTATAATAGCTAGATAAAGTTTAGTATTTTTGTTctcaatatatatatagatattagaATAAGCCCCCGAGAGGTTTCGGACGGTACCTGATTTCTCAGACCATGTACCAAACACGTCTAGGGGGATGTGTTGATGGAGTTAAATCCCAGCATGGATACGTTGAAACCGATCCCTCGGGTCGGTACGGACGTGTAAGCTTTTCTTCATTCACTTTAAAATCCTTTTCTTCATTCACTTTAAAATCCTTTTCTTCATTCACTTTAAAATCCTTTTTACCTTTTCATTGATGCATGAATTCCAATATCAAACTTTCAGTAGGAATAACTCTAATATCTTTTGCAATGATAATGGATAATTACATGCCATGTTGACTTTTCTTTTTGAGATGTGGGGTTTTGGTAATTCTTTGATGTTATGTTAGGATGAATGGTCGGAGATCTCAGAAATTTATTTGATACTGTATGTATATATAGTATGTGATTAAAGATGTTCTATAAGATTATTTATAAAATGGAACTTTGTTTGATCCATTCCTTTGGTCAACGGCCTTTCGATATGGTCGTATGGAGATTCTTTCAAATTTCCTGTAAAATCTGGGAAATAGGTTTTGATGATCATATCAAATATTTATATGCATTGTTTAAGCTTTAAATGATTGAAACTGTGACTGTACATGGGAATTTTGTCTGCAGTTCAGAGAGATTCTTGGTAAAGGAGCTATGAAGACAGTGTATAGGGCATTCGATGAGGCCCTTGGAATGGAGGTGGCCTGGAATCAAGTGAAGCTTAACGATGTCTTCCGTTCACCGGAGGAATTGCAGCGTCTTTATTCCGAGGTCCACCTTCTCAAGAATCTTAAACACGATTCCATTATTCGATTCTACACATCTTGGGTTGATATCAATCGTAGAACTTTCAACTTCATCACTGAGATGTTCACATCTGGCACACTTCGAGAGTAACCATATAAGACTTTCCTATCTATTGAAAAAGTTACATTCCTGTTGTTTTAGGTGTAAACTTTTGCATGTTTGATGTAAATATAGGTATAGACAGAAATACCCGCGCATCGACATGCGAGCGGTTAAGAGCTGGGCTTGCCAAATTCTGCAGGGTCTAGCTTATCTACATGGCCATGATCCTCCGGTGATCCATAGAGATCTTAAGTGTGACAATATCTTTGTCAATGGCCACCTTGGACAGGTCAAGATCGGCGATCTTGGACTAGCTGCCATCCTTCGTGGCTCACAACATGCCCATAGTGTCATAGGTATGCTCTAAATTGCTATCATCTGCCTAAGTTTATATCTTTGTATGTTAATTTCTTCTAACTTGCACACAACACTAGGGACCCCTGAATTTATGGCACCAGAACTATATGAAGAGGATTACAATGAGCTAGTAGATATATACTCCTTTGGAATGTGTGTATTAGAGATGCTTACCTCTGAATACCCGTATAGCGAGTGTTCCAATCCTGCTCAAATCTACAAGAAAGTGACTACAGTGAGTTATATCCTGGTTCATTAATTCCAACAATCAACAGTTGAATTAATCTAAGACATGCCTGTTCTGTGTTCCTTCTTAACTCTAGGGAAAGTTGCCAGAGGCATTCTATAggattcaagatgaggaagccCGGAGGTTTATCGGAAAGTGCCTGGAGAACGTTTCCAAGAGGTTGCCTGCTCATGAACTCTTGCTTGATCCATTTTTGGCCTCTAATGAAGGGAATCTGCTGTCTGTCCCAAGAGTCCTGAGCCAAAAGCTAACTCAAAACGGCCCAGTTGCAGAGCTAGCGCCTTCTTTGCAGGCTGATCCGACAAGGAGTACTGATATGTCAATAACTGGCACAATGGATCCTGAAGATGACACAATTTTTCTCAAAGTACAGATTACAGACAAGGAAGGTACTTCTTAAGCTTCTTGTAATTATATTGGGGTACTATTGCATGGACGCTGGAGAAGTTCATCGATCCTAAGCGACTGAAATATTGAAAAATAGCCTTCTTCCTTTAAAACATGGATCAATTTCCTTTAACAGCCTGCAAAATTTCATATTTAGTGTGCCTTCAACATTCTTAATCAATAATTTCCCTTCTACCAGGTCAAGCTCGGAATATCTATTTTCCTTTTGACATAGTGAATGACACTGCAATTGATGTTGCCTTGGAGATGGTAAAAGAATTGGATATCAATGACTGGGAGCCATTGGAGATTGCTGATATGATAGAAGAGGAAATATCTTCTCTTGTCCCAACTTGGAAAGACTGGGGCTCCTCTCAAGTCTACCATCAGCACAGCTTTAAGTACGAAGATGAGGACGAAGATGATGCCCAAAATGAAATCTGCCACCCTTTCTATGCCACCTTCTCCCATTCTTCCTACGAAGCACAATTTTCTCACGGGAAAAGTGTGACTTCCAAGTGCAATTGGCCACAGGGTACATATAATCTTTGTTAGAAAATATTGCATTCATATATGTATCTAGGCTGTCCTACATTTGACAAGATTTGTTCATTTTTGCAGATTTATTCAGCAATGATGATGCAAGTTCCAGTTGCTCTATGAATTCCTTCCAGTACTCTACAATGAATTATGAAGACTTTGATTCGAGTCTACATCAAGGGGAGCACCCCTGCATTCCAAAGGGTCTTAAATCTACACGATTTTGTCCATCAGAGAGCATGACTGCTCACAGCTACGAACAGTGTGATGCACAACTTGATTCATGGAGGTCTTCTCACTTAAATGGCCATCGGAAGCTAACAAAGGTTCGTTCACTCGTGGACATACGCAGCAAATTGCTGCACCAAATGGTAATGGCAGAGATAAACAAGAGGCGCTTATTCAAGACCGTTGGAGCAGTGGAGAACATTGGATATCAAGAGCTGGGAGAAGTTTCAGGCAAGATATCTTGAATAAGTAGGAAACGGAAGGATTTGAAGATCATGTCGAAGATTTCATGGGAGATTTAGGTGGTAAAGGTCCCATTAATCTCTGTGTTAATATGCTTTTAGACTTTCAGTGGTGATGGTGTACAAAATCTGAGTCCTCAATCTGGTATAGTGCAATAACTAACGCAGGTTGCAGATATGTTGAAGACTATGAACCAAGTATTCCCTAAAACATCACCATATTTATGGATTGAGAAAACTTTATTGTTGTTGTAGTAGAACTACTATGCTTGTATGTATATGATGCGCCTGCAATCTGCATATGAATCTTTTACTGGATACATGAAATATACAGATTGCTTTCAACCTTGTTTTTGGCTACATAAATCACTTATAATTGCCTCTTTCTTTGCTCTAAAAAAAGGGTTCAAGCGATCACCTGAAGTGGTATTATGTCAATAGATTGATTTGATATCTGAATTTCAACATTTATAGCCTCTTCTTTTAGCCAAAACTACTACAATCTACTTtgtaagaaaaaagaagaagctaaAGGTGGAATTATCATTCAAGGTGGATGGTGGCATTAGGTACTTTCTCTTGATAAGATTCCAATTTCCAATACAATGTGATTTTAAGTGTGAATATTACAGCATGTTTGGTTCGACGGAATGGCCATTCCATTTCGCCCCCACGCGCTACAGTGACCCGTTTGTTTGGTTGAAATTTGACCGTTGAATAGCTATTCCGTGCGGGCTCTATTACGCGTAAGCTGCATAACCATTCAGAGGGTCGGGCGCTGAATGCCTATTCAATGGCTCTCGTAatagcttttttttttatttcggaCGAAAATCTCCTCCCACTTCCACTCATCATTTAGACAAAAATCTTCTTGGGTTTTCATAAAATGCATAGAATACTCTCTATTTTTGGATTTTGGGTGTGGCGGATTTACGTGTGCTAGAAAATATGGAGAAATCGATGTTGAAGGCGGAGCTTTCCAAAGAAATGTGCACGTCTCCCACCGTGGAGCCCAGCGATTATGGGAACGGCGAGGCTCCGATCAATTATCAATGATTGTTGTTAGTCTTCTTCCCTTCGCTGTCTATTTTCTTATTCTTTCCCCTCTTTGAAATTTTCTATCAAAATTGTCATCTGTATTTTACCCGTTCCAATGAACATGCAAATATCATGTGGAGAAAGGATTAGGTTATGCTTTTTCTGATGTATATGGGTTTGGAGTTTGATTTCCATCTTTTTCTGTTTTCTTCTACCCAGACAATCTTGGAGAAGACAGCCCTGTGTTTGAAAACTTGTTTGAATTTTGTCAAATTTATGCTGGTGGGACAATAGGTAAATTTTGATATGGTGGGCTGTTTCTCTTAATTTGATTTGTGCATTTTCAGTTGTAATTGATTGTCATGGCTGGCAGATGCTGCAAGAAGATTAAACAATCAGTTATGTGATATTGCTATAAATTGGGCTGGTGGTTTACATCATGCCAAGAAGTGTGAGGCATCTAGCTTTTGTTACATCAATGACTTGGTTTTGGGAATCTTGAAGCTTCTGAAGTATCATGCATGTGTATTATTTATTGATATAGATGTACATCATGCCCGTGTATTCTAGTTATAGACGAACTTAGATTCATGCTTACATTgctaataaaaattgattttagaGTTTTAGTAACCCACATCTAATTTTTTCGACAATCTGATGAACTGGCTAAAAGTGTATCCAAAATCATCGATTCTCAATTTGCAGACCAGGTGGATATGTCTGAAGTGCAGGTATTGCTTACTTCATAACAAATTCATTTTGCAACATTGCTTCTGTTGATTCTACAAGGTCTTGCTATTTTACAAGATGAATTTTCAGCGGTTATAACAAAATCTTTAGTAACCTTTGTGCATGGCCAGGAAACTAAATTTGATGCCGAAATGGCTGCAATGACCTGTGTTCCATGGGGTACCCTTGAAAGCGTTGGGGACCAATCAGGGTAAGATGCATTCatttttaagattttaatttCACCCAGGCTAGGGTCAACTTTTAAAGCCATCTTATTTTCTTTGTGGCAGATATGTCAATGGCATAAATATGATCCTTAGTAGTAGCATTCCTGTACTTGGGAGCATTCTTTCACCTATTTACTTCCAGTTCTTCTCATACCAGTAAATAGGGGTGTTGCACTATGTCTCTTAACATGGTTTACTcttactatttctttttcttctctctttccTTTTGTAGATAGATATTTTGTGCACTTGCTTATTGCTAATTCTTGCAGCTTGCATCATCGGTTGGCCCCCAATTCTACATGAATATTTTCAAATGCAAGCAGTATCAAAAACTGGAGCCCAACATGTACTTTTTACATATTGTTTCTCTCAGTTTCCTTCTTGCTTTATTAATCATTCTAACCACTAATTAGTTTGATTAATGTTGTGGTCTCTGACTCTGTGTACATTGTGAATTTTGCCCTTCGGTCAACTTTTTGAATTTTACCCCATTTAAAGGCTTTTTATTAATAATTCTAACCACTAATTAGTTGGCTGTTTGATTGGTGCAATATTTCCTAGCTAAATTGTTACCGCTAATTAAAtgtagcttataatatttttttagtaCATACTAACTATTTAAACATATCAGATGAGGTCAAAACTTTCGACATTTGGATTTGGTGGGCCAACTAAAGTTACCTACGGTGGTAATGCCTTGAAGTTTTATGCTTTAGTGCGTCTAAATATAAGGAGAACATGGCTTGTCAAGAAAGGAGAAGAGGTATCAAACTCGCACCCTTTCTTTCCTATTCAGTTTGTTGGTTGGATTTATGTATAGTGGGTAAACGCATATAAATGGTTTGTTTATTTAATCTTAGCTTGGTTGAAACTCTCTTGATCAACCTGGTAAAATGTCCTTTGAACTGTCTCTTACACTCCCAAGCAAGTTAAACATGTAGCTTTATCTGCAATCTAGCAAATCTCACTCTTGTATATGTTCTATGTCTCATTGTGTTTTTGAAATGTCTAATCTGTAGACTATTGGAAGTCAAGTTCTTGTGAAGATTGTGAAGAACAAGCTTGCCCCTCCATTTAAGAATGTTGAATTTGAGCTTGAGTTTGGCAAGGGAATATCCCGGGAAAGGGAGATCATAGATTTGGCAACGAAACACAAACTTGTTACAAAGTCTGGCGCATTCTACAGTTTCAACGACAGGAAACTCCATGGCAAGGAAGCCTTCAGAAGGTTTTTAGCTGAAAATAGAAGTGCTCTTGAAGAACTTGTGATGAAACTTAGAGAAAAGCTACTTGATGCTGAGAGCAAGAAGGAACGACAAACAGATATCTCGGATGATTGTGGGGGTAATTGTGGCGTTGAAAAGTTTTGTGTATTCAATGGATGAGATAATACAGGATCTTGTTTCAAATTTTCAAGGGCATCCGACTGTCTTTCTCTCACATTGTCCTATTTCCAGCCATATTTACCATGTTAACAAGGGAgcaatttatatttgaaaaattgCATTGTATAACTTAGATTCTTATTTAAATTCTGAGAAAATTTTCTGCTATCTAGCGAATCTGTTCTCTGCAATTATGAAATCATAAAATCACAGATTAGTAGTAGTCCATTGAGGATTTGAGCATCACCATCATTATCATTTTGTTGCACATAAAATTCCCAAAGAAAACTTTTTACCATCTTTCCTTTTGTATGAATTTGTAAGtgtgatttttatattaaaaatcgaATATACCGGTAATCACCTAAAAGACCTGACACAATTAATTGACTATATAagtcaaaatttaaaattaccaAACTGAAATTTTGGATTTCATCAGTTTCGTTGGTTTTGAATTTTTCCCTCAACCTGAAAATCTTTTGTCAATTCATAGTTATTTTTTTTCCTAAGTTAACTTTGATAATTAATGTATTAAAAAGAGGGGGTTTTTTTAAATGGAAATGttggttaaaatattaatttgatatcccgtatgataatttatatatactttattttgacataatttatttgtcttatacacatcaaaaataatttaaaattcataaaaatattcaaataaaatcaaatttataaaaagctcataattttaaaaaaaatgcatGAAGTACTTGTGAATTGTTATTTGTCATAAAAGTTGTCATGcttaaaatttaatgttttagtcaATATAAATAATTCAACTCTTTTGGAAGATTGATGGTCAAATTCAATTGTTTTGAAAAGGTTCAAGGTCAAATTTAGTTAAAAAAGAATAAATGTTAAATTAACAAAATAGGTAAAcattaagagttaaatttatcattatacatatataaaaaaatgatattttagcacattaaatatgtattgcgtttaaaaataataaagtagattatatattattttgtagtattatatattatgatttttaattcatataataataattatattaagaattttattaaattatatattattttattaaattatacttaataataattatgttaaaatatggttaaattatttattatttttattaaattatttttaataataatcttattaaaatttaataacaataacaataatcatctacctaaCAAAAACTCTGCTAAGGGTACTCTgatcattttagtttttttctttatgctattacaacatcatttcattcaaccaaacataagaatactattacagttctattccattccattcaaccaaacagttgaattacttattacagctctattccattacagctctattccattacaaccCTATTCCATTATAGCCCTATTTcattacagtgaaccaaacgtaCTGGTAATGTTtgtatatgttaaataataataataataataattaaatggtGTGAAAGTTTGatggtaaatttcaaaattatctCCACTAAATAAAGGTTTAAATGCAAAATTGGTTCTTGAATTATGCTATTTTTACTACTTCgatgcttaaattttattttttttcaaaagtggtacttgaattatttaatttcgactttgaacaaaaaaaaaattcgttTTAATTACCTAAACATTATATACTTTTTGGTAAAGTAAGACGAAATTGATTATGATAGTTTAGGTACTATTTTTTACAACAAAAACTTTAAGTACTTAAATGAGAAAATTGATATAATTTAGGGCTAACTTTGTAATAAaacttcaaaaataattttttttaaattttgcagTTATATTTTTATTAACAAAATCTAATTTATTATTAACAAGCATGTAATTTGAAATATTGATAGTTATATAATAgttatttattttcaaaaaaaattgatatatttatttagttaaatttaaaatatttaaaatatatttaaattaaaatttgattctatcgcatttaaaattaaatagtaatctTAATGATTTTGTAGTTGAAAAGAGTACATATAAAaacaatgaaaataaataaataataataaaaggagaCATTTGTCATTGTACCACATGGCTATGAAAAGggtatgaaattaaagctcggtGATGAGATTATCTTCGTTGAGGTTAAAAATAACGGTGATGATGAAATTAACCACTATAGTGGTGAGATTAAATACTATAACAGTGAAATTGAAATTAATAATGGATGAATTTTTGACTTCAAACGATCTCATAATAAAGaagatgagatatgagattgactATCATTGACATTAGATTAAAAGTGATATATAATGAagttttaacttattttatttgtataaaagtattgaaaatatgtgaaattttaattttaattaataaaataataatatgtatgataatatttttataatttgttttacaaatattttgaattattttattacaataaatgataaataattttaattatttcttatAATTAATTAAGTTCTTTATAAATATTGTTTCAACATagttggataaaattttaaagtatgtATTTGGATGAGgattatttttaactttaataGTATGTTTGGTTTATTGGAATTGAATAGGGTTATAATGAAATACACTTGTAATGGAAAAGAGCTATAATGAAATAGAGTTGTAATCAAGAATTtaattgtttggttgaatggagtgaaatagaactgtaatagtattcttatgtttaattgaatggaacaaatgttgtaatagcataaagAAAAAACTGAATCGACGAGAGTACTATTAGTAGAATTTTTTtggtagatgattattgttattgttattaaattttaataaaattattattaaatataatttaataaaataataatatataattcaataacattcttaatatatatttataaacatattaatttatataattcttgtgtttaatttggtttatttctgaattaatccctgcttaattggtgttttttatgatttaatcttgtcagggatgcaattggttaaaaatgaacaaaaatgggccaaattgaaagacaaatcGTTGAGTTGGGGCCAAATCATGCAAATGGGGAAAGCCAAGGATTTAACATAaaatttgactttgtaaaaaactaaaaatagaagatattattttgttttatttaattttattattattaatttaggttaagctatttttagtaaaccctatgtatataaataggggcttTTAGTTCTTAAGAAATCATCCTTTAATTTGTATTCCTACTTCTACTTGGAATAGAATTGTTCTCTCTCTTGtatttcctttttcaatttggagttgaaatatcattttttttcctcttcaatttgACGTTTATTTTGTAGCATTGTCTccaattttttatttcttttccatAGTTGGACCAATTGCTCTACAAGTCATTTCCATTCATTTCTTCACCATAATCCCCAAATTTCTCTCCAAGCTCACAAAGCATGAACAACTTCATGCTTAACTAAATTCTATCTTAGCTTTAGGCCGATGTTCTTTCCGGTCGAGAATTGTGAGATTCGTACTCGTGCCTAAAATCCTTCCAATCGGTATTCACttttttcctaagtatcgggatAGTCCAATCATCCCTTAAAGTTGAATTCGATTTCAAGTCAAAGTGCACGTTGGGTTGAAGTGTTTGCTTACAGTTGGAGATTCGAGTCGGCCGTGCTGTATTCGAATTTTCGAGAACAAATCGAGGAAGAGGTGATCGGGTTTAAACGACCCACGTGGTTGAGGTCGTTAATTcaagttgggttcttcagaacgcAAGGCTACCGGAATCTTGAATCGGGAACACGTGTTTCTCggttagataatcggtaagggttggttttCAGGTCGTATCGAAACCAGCTActagaggaagaattggtggttaggacgttcttaattgctataaccagcttatcgaTTGGAGGAGAAGATTAATTCTCGAGGATCGATTCTCAACACGTAATTgaccgagtctaaggctaaggcttattTTATCTATTgcaaaattctaaatttattttctaatttatttaattaattttttatgatgTTTCAGTATCTACtttctaaacatttcaaaaatccccgatttacttttatttctaatttttacaGGTACGATcggagtcgtgggcacgactatTGCCACGACCTACGACACGACAAACAATCTGATCATAAGCTATACACGAAAGTCGATTATCGCATCCAATCCTTGTGGACTCGACCCACTACCACTCTACTACTAATTAGAGTTATTTTGTAGGAATTATATTTGGTGGTTCAACGCCcatcatatattttaatataatttaaaataaaatattttattttaaattatattttgaaataaaatattttatattaaattatttcaaatatattatttttatatttttgagtcaAGTTTTAAAGAACtaatttggaaattaattttgtttttattattatttaagattGCATGGAATAGTCATTCTTTGGTGATACAAAAAATAGCTATTATGGGTGGACAAATAATAAAGAAGTAATAGTCATTCCATTGAATGAATATTACGTTCAACTAAACAAAGGAATGATTTTCCATTCAATAAATAAGGAGGGAATGCTATTCCGTTCCCTCCACCCAAACATGGTGTTAAAGTATAAGGAAAGAGGAATAGGTCAACTTTGTCCATTTTGCCATCAGTCTACCCGTGAGCCTTTAAAAGTTGCGGTTGAAAATTTCAGCTCCAATTGCTGAAACTTAACACATTGGTGTGAGATTGAAAGGGGAAAAGTCCAACCGAGTTTTGACTCATGCCTACTAGCCACCCAAATGAGCTAGAGGCAAGATAGTAGAAAAGCCTAAAGGCTCGACatccttttaattttaaaacaaataacacAACTAATTAATTGTCGGAGAAAAAGAGTTAAGGAAAaatgttgtttttctttttcagagGAAACAACAATGGtatttttatatttcaatttTAGTTCTTATCATCTCTAAATTCCACCTATTTTAATAGAATTAAATTCCTGCTTATGTCATGGGCCGCAGTTCGAAGCCCGTGACTATTGCAACAAAAGTATCCTATAGAGATCTACATATTAAATGGGGCTCATTTGACCCACAAAAGTTGACCTGATTCGAAGAACAAGCGACGAAGCCTATATACTTGAAGCCTTAGTGGCCTAGTGAGATAATTAGAGGAAATTAAGGCTACCTTGGTAAATAGGGAAAGTAATCTTAGAAGACATGTAATCTGATAAGATTTGATTTTGTAATATTAGAGATTGTGTAAATCCCTTAATTGTAGATATGCTTCGATCTCGTCCATCGATGTAATTCAATCTATACGG
The Gossypium arboreum isolate Shixiya-1 chromosome 10, ASM2569848v2, whole genome shotgun sequence genome window above contains:
- the LOC108489148 gene encoding probable serine/threonine-protein kinase WNK5; the encoded protein is MYQTRLGGCVDGVKSQHGYVETDPSGRYGRFREILGKGAMKTVYRAFDEALGMEVAWNQVKLNDVFRSPEELQRLYSEVHLLKNLKHDSIIRFYTSWVDINRRTFNFITEMFTSGTLREYRQKYPRIDMRAVKSWACQILQGLAYLHGHDPPVIHRDLKCDNIFVNGHLGQVKIGDLGLAAILRGSQHAHSVIGTPEFMAPELYEEDYNELVDIYSFGMCVLEMLTSEYPYSECSNPAQIYKKVTTGKLPEAFYRIQDEEARRFIGKCLENVSKRLPAHELLLDPFLASNEGNLLSVPRVLSQKLTQNGPVAELAPSLQADPTRSTDMSITGTMDPEDDTIFLKVQITDKEGQARNIYFPFDIVNDTAIDVALEMVKELDINDWEPLEIADMIEEEISSLVPTWKDWGSSQVYHQHSFKYEDEDEDDAQNEICHPFYATFSHSSYEAQFSHGKSVTSKCNWPQDLFSNDDASSSCSMNSFQYSTMNYEDFDSSLHQGEHPCIPKGLKSTRFCPSESMTAHSYEQCDAQLDSWRSSHLNGHRKLTKVRSLVDIRSKLLHQMVMAEINKRRLFKTVGAVENIGYQELGEVSGKIS
- the LOC108487713 gene encoding histone deacetylase 9-like, translated to MEKSMLKAELSKEMCTSPTVEPSDYGNDNLGEDSPVFENLFEFCQIYAGGTIDAARRLNNQLCDIAINWAGGLHHAKKCEASSFCYINDLVLGILKLLNVSKIIDSQFADQVDMSEVQETKFDAEMAAMTCVPWGTLESVGDQSGYVNGINMILSSSIPVLGSILSPIYFQFFSYHLHHRLAPNST
- the LOC108489149 gene encoding DNA repair protein recA homolog 3, mitochondrial-like isoform X1 — its product is MQAVSKTGAQHMRSKLSTFGFGGPTKVTYGGNALKFYALVRLNIRRTWLVKKGEETIGSQVLVKIVKNKLAPPFKNVEFELEFGKGISREREIIDLATKHKLVTKSGAFYSFNDRKLHGKEAFRRFLAENRSALEELVMKLREKLLDAESKKERQTDISDDCGGNCGVEKFCVFNG
- the LOC108489149 gene encoding DNA repair protein recA homolog 3, mitochondrial-like isoform X2; amino-acid sequence: MRSKLSTFGFGGPTKVTYGGNALKFYALVRLNIRRTWLVKKGEETIGSQVLVKIVKNKLAPPFKNVEFELEFGKGISREREIIDLATKHKLVTKSGAFYSFNDRKLHGKEAFRRFLAENRSALEELVMKLREKLLDAESKKERQTDISDDCGGNCGVEKFCVFNG